One region of Bacteriovorax sp. Seq25_V genomic DNA includes:
- a CDS encoding bifunctional 2-polyprenyl-6-hydroxyphenol methylase/3-demethylubiquinol 3-O-methyltransferase UbiG, which yields MFNKFFICLLLISSSFARENISGSRFELLTGARRTGETKGFWDKKFAQNNYVYGKAPAKFLAKNYDFIPNGSRVLDIGMGEGRNAVFLATKGYKVTGIDISNVAIKKARMLAREFGVRIDTVHKSVNDYDVPNGSIDAIICFYYVDREIVKKLMDWLKPGGVLVFEGYTLKEKEMNGMKEKDSYLLKNDELLTLFPKFNILKYEQPLHRSEFTASIIVQKPKE from the coding sequence ATGTTTAATAAATTTTTTATATGCTTACTTTTAATTTCTAGCTCCTTTGCCCGCGAAAATATTTCAGGAAGCCGTTTTGAACTTTTAACAGGTGCAAGACGAACAGGAGAAACAAAAGGTTTTTGGGATAAGAAATTCGCTCAAAATAATTATGTCTATGGAAAGGCTCCTGCAAAATTTCTCGCAAAGAATTATGACTTTATTCCAAATGGATCAAGAGTTCTCGATATCGGAATGGGAGAAGGGCGAAATGCAGTTTTCCTAGCAACAAAAGGTTATAAGGTAACAGGAATCGATATTAGTAATGTGGCCATTAAAAAAGCCCGAATGCTTGCCCGCGAATTTGGTGTTCGTATAGATACAGTTCATAAGAGTGTAAATGACTACGATGTTCCTAATGGTTCAATTGATGCCATCATTTGTTTCTACTATGTTGATAGAGAGATCGTGAAAAAATTGATGGACTGGCTCAAGCCCGGTGGAGTTCTTGTTTTTGAAGGTTATACTCTGAAAGAGAAAGAAATGAATGGAATGAAGGAAAAGGATAGTTATCTTTTAAAGAATGACGAGCTTCTAACTCTCTTTCCAAAATTTAACATTCTAAAATACGAACAACCACTTCACCGTAGTGAATTCACGGCAAGTATCATTGTTCAAAAGCCAAAAGAGTAG